A single Spirochaetae bacterium HGW-Spirochaetae-1 DNA region contains:
- a CDS encoding aldehyde ferredoxin oxidoreductase — protein sequence MNKGYMGKILMVDLTKKTCTTEEIPPDVYRNYLSGTGLGAYILYNRIPAGADPLGPKNILGMVSGLLTGTGALFAGRWSLVGKSPLTGGWGDANCGGTFSPAIKRCGFDGIFFNGKSQKPVYLYVKNGTTEIRNASDLWGKDAVETEDILTKRHGSGAKVACIGQAGEKISLISGVCNDRGRIAARSGLGAVMGSKKLKAVVLDGKIRIQVHDRESIIALSKKLIKWVNFQFLPISGKASAFMGWLLGVLPVGMAMDGMLYKLLLKKWGTASMNRMSVGMGDSPLKNWKGSYRDFGYRQTASIDPDIIKKHEKQKYHCYSCPLGCGGICSIDGKFSETHKPEYETVLALGGLCMNENMDEIFYLNEVLNRAGMDTISAGATVSFAMECYEKGILTKKDTGGLDLTWGNSQAVKTLIEMMISREGIGDILADGTKVASQRIGKNSNEFAVHAGGQEPAMHDGRQDPGFAVHYSVEPAPGRHTIGAQMYYEMFQLWKTVKSLPPVHPLHLKKTRFVADKNKAVKSVACSRFMNVVNGAGLCLFGVFIGSKRIRTFDYLNAATGWDLSPEEYMEMGEKVQTLKQAFNIKHGIDPHSFRIHGRATGEPPQKEGMNRGRTIPVEQMIKDYWKQSGWDPATGKPTGESMSRLKIDM from the coding sequence ATGAACAAGGGATACATGGGAAAAATATTGATGGTGGATTTGACAAAAAAAACCTGCACAACGGAAGAAATTCCTCCTGATGTCTACAGGAACTACCTGTCGGGAACCGGTCTCGGCGCGTATATTCTCTATAATCGAATTCCCGCCGGCGCCGACCCCTTGGGGCCAAAAAATATTCTCGGCATGGTGTCGGGACTTCTCACGGGAACTGGCGCCCTCTTCGCAGGAAGGTGGTCCCTGGTAGGCAAGTCCCCCCTTACGGGAGGATGGGGCGACGCCAATTGCGGCGGGACCTTCTCCCCGGCCATTAAAAGGTGCGGCTTTGACGGTATTTTTTTCAACGGTAAATCGCAAAAACCGGTCTATCTGTATGTAAAAAACGGAACAACGGAGATACGAAATGCTTCCGATCTGTGGGGCAAGGATGCCGTTGAAACTGAGGATATTCTGACAAAACGACACGGTTCCGGAGCAAAGGTTGCTTGCATTGGCCAGGCCGGTGAAAAGATTTCCCTGATCTCAGGCGTATGCAACGACAGGGGACGTATTGCGGCCCGGTCGGGACTCGGAGCGGTCATGGGCTCCAAAAAGCTCAAGGCCGTGGTGCTCGATGGTAAAATTCGCATCCAGGTCCATGACCGTGAAAGTATAATAGCACTCAGCAAAAAGTTGATTAAATGGGTAAATTTCCAGTTCCTCCCCATAAGCGGGAAAGCCAGCGCCTTTATGGGATGGCTTCTGGGCGTTCTTCCCGTGGGAATGGCCATGGACGGCATGCTCTACAAGTTGCTGCTCAAAAAATGGGGGACCGCTTCAATGAACCGCATGTCCGTAGGCATGGGTGACTCTCCCCTTAAAAACTGGAAGGGCAGCTATCGCGATTTCGGATACCGGCAAACCGCTTCAATTGATCCCGATATAATCAAAAAACATGAAAAGCAGAAATACCACTGCTATTCCTGTCCCCTGGGCTGCGGCGGCATTTGCTCCATTGACGGCAAATTCAGCGAGACGCATAAACCCGAATACGAGACCGTTCTTGCCCTGGGAGGCCTGTGCATGAACGAAAATATGGATGAGATATTCTATCTCAATGAAGTACTCAACAGGGCGGGCATGGATACCATCTCGGCCGGGGCCACGGTCTCCTTTGCCATGGAATGCTATGAGAAGGGAATCCTCACAAAAAAAGATACGGGCGGACTTGACCTCACCTGGGGAAACAGTCAGGCGGTGAAAACGCTCATCGAGATGATGATTTCCCGTGAAGGCATCGGGGATATTCTGGCCGATGGTACAAAAGTCGCGTCACAGCGTATCGGCAAAAATTCCAATGAGTTCGCGGTCCATGCCGGGGGTCAGGAACCGGCCATGCATGACGGACGCCAGGACCCCGGTTTTGCGGTGCATTATAGCGTAGAGCCCGCACCGGGCAGACATACCATCGGCGCGCAGATGTATTACGAGATGTTTCAACTCTGGAAAACGGTAAAATCACTTCCCCCCGTACATCCCCTGCACCTGAAGAAGACCCGGTTTGTCGCCGACAAGAACAAGGCGGTCAAGTCCGTTGCCTGCAGCCGCTTCATGAACGTGGTCAACGGCGCAGGGCTCTGCCTCTTCGGCGTATTCATCGGTTCAAAGCGGATACGCACCTTTGATTATCTCAATGCCGCAACAGGATGGGACCTGTCGCCGGAAGAATACATGGAGATGGGCGAAAAGGTCCAGACACTCAAGCAGGCCTTCAATATAAAACACGGCATCGATCCCCATTCGTTCCGGATACATGGAAGGGCCACGGGAGAACCTCCGCAGAAAGAAGGAATGAACCGCGGAAGGACCATCCCAGTGGAGCAGATGATAAAGGACTACTGGAAGCAAAGCGGATGGGACCCCGCCACGGGAAAGCCAACGGGGGAATCTATGAGCAGACTCAAAATTGATATGTAA